A portion of the Colius striatus isolate bColStr4 chromosome 1, bColStr4.1.hap1, whole genome shotgun sequence genome contains these proteins:
- the LOC133625930 gene encoding LOW QUALITY PROTEIN: uncharacterized protein LOC133625930 (The sequence of the model RefSeq protein was modified relative to this genomic sequence to represent the inferred CDS: deleted 2 bases in 1 codon) yields MKLEKGLENNLVHCCLTSNVSAGTNCTTQLGAVCKLAESAFDSSVYVTEEEGRYYWSRLSENYYFQRGPLGLRQCGTTIKGSPTLCSPIHFSRLLLLGSQVHLLPTDMSCCSPCQPCGPTPLANSCTEPCCLQCQSSTVVIEPSPVVVTLPGPILSSFPQNTVVGSSTSAAAGSILSSQGVPISSGGFDLSCLTRGYCGSRCRPC; encoded by the exons atgaagctggagaAGGGCTTAGAGAACAATCTTGTGCACTGCTGTCTCACGTCCAATGTTTCAGCA GGAACTAactgcaccactcagcttggGGCCGTCTGCAAACTTGCCGAGAGTGCGTTCGATTCCAGCGTCTATGTCACTGAGGAAGAAGGGAGATACTATTGGTCCCG CTTGTCAGAAAATTACTACTTCCAGAGAGGG CCTCTGGGCCTGAGGCAGTGCGGGACTACTATAAAAGGCAGCCcaactctctgctctcccatccACTTCTCTCGCCTCCTTCTCCTTGGCAGCCAG GTGCACCTCTTGCCCACAGACATGTCCTGCTGTAGCCCGTGCCAGCCCTGCGGCCCCACCCCGCTGGCCaacagctgcactgagccctgtTGCTTACAGTGCCAGAGCTCCACCGTCGTCATCGAACCCTCTCCTGTGGTGGtgaccctgcccggccccatcctcagctccttcccgcagaacaccgttgtgggctcctccacctccgctGCCGccggcagcatcctcagcagccagggagtgcccatctcctccgggGGCTTTGACCTCTCCTGCCTTACCAGAGGCTACTGTGGCAGCAGGTGCCGCCCCTGCTAA